Proteins encoded in a region of the Bombina bombina isolate aBomBom1 chromosome 12, aBomBom1.pri, whole genome shotgun sequence genome:
- the LOC128642641 gene encoding serine/threonine-protein kinase MARK2-like, whose translation MASNYNGRSRWWMLLCCSTPVEPPEDVFTEPQVAASTTPQEEHLIVGNYRLLQTLGKGSYAEVRLAQHIKTGKQVAVKIIDKNNFDPLCVEQISQESKFLRLLNHPNIVQLYEEIETSDALYFVMEYVSGGNLFNYLKDHGRMEENKAHALFRQMVSAVNHCHQNGILHGDLAPDNILVDADGNIKISDFGISSWITPDYGPEVDLYSLGVVLYEMLTCYRPDYGAEPVQMVQLDSEGYHDVPYYISNDCKNLLLKLMLRDPSAIYSISCDFSETLEGTCTGLYILNVL comes from the exons ATTATAATGGCCGCAGCAGATGGTGGATGCTGCTGTGCTGTAGTACCCCTGTAGAACCACCTGAGGACGTGTTCACAGAACCCCAAGTGGCTGCTTCAACCACACCCCAGGAAGAGCATTTAATTGTTGGAAATTATCGGCTCCTTCAAACCCTTGGAAAGGGCTCATACGCTGAAGTCCGGCTGGCTCAGCACATAAAGACGGGCAAGCAG GTTGCGGTTAAAATCATTGATAAGAACAATTTTGATCCTCTTTGTGTGGAGCAG ATTTCCCAAGAGAGTAAATTCCTCCGGCTGTTAAACCACCCCAACATAG TTCAGCTGTACGAGGAGATTGAGACCAGTGATGCCCTTTATTTTGTCATGGAGTATGTAAGCGGAG GTAATCTTTTTAATTACCTAAAGGATCATGGCCGTATGGAAGAGAACAAAGCCCATGCCCTGTTCCGCCAA ATGGTGTCAGCAGTAAATCATTGTCACCAAAATGGCATTCTACATGGTGACCTAGCG CCTGATAACATCCTTGTAGACGCTGATGGAAATATCAAGATATCAGATTTTGGTATAAGTTCTTGGATCACTCCAGATTATGGGCCAGAAGTTGACCTCTATTCCCTGGGAGTGGTTCTGTATGAGATGCTGACCTGCTACAGACCTGACTATGGTGCAGAACCAGTG CAAATGGTGCAGCTTGATAGCGAGGGCTATCATGATGTTCCGTATTACATCTCCAATGACTGCAAGAACCTTCTGCTGAAACTCATGTTACGCGACCCCAGCGCGATATATTCAATATCG TGTGACTTTTCAGAGACACTGGAGGGCACATGCACTGGATTGTATATACTGAATGTCCTGTAA